The following are from one region of the Longimicrobiales bacterium genome:
- a CDS encoding thioredoxin family protein yields MARTESTMLELGTQAPSFSLPDVDDGTVSLDDFADAPALLVMFICNHCPFVKHVRDELARIGREYDERGVAIVAISSNDAEAYPADSPEMMRQEKREAGYTFPYLYDESQEVAQAYRAACTPDFYVFDGDRRLVYRGQLDDSRPSNGVPVTGRDLRAALDAVLDGRGARADQKPSLGCNIKWKPGNAPEWWG; encoded by the coding sequence ATGGCTCGCACCGAATCGACGATGCTGGAGCTCGGCACGCAGGCTCCGAGCTTCAGCCTTCCCGACGTGGACGACGGTACCGTTTCACTCGATGACTTCGCCGATGCGCCGGCCTTGCTCGTGATGTTCATCTGCAATCACTGCCCGTTCGTGAAGCACGTTCGCGATGAGCTCGCGCGCATTGGCCGCGAGTACGACGAGCGCGGCGTCGCGATCGTCGCGATCAGCTCGAACGATGCGGAAGCGTATCCGGCGGATTCACCGGAGATGATGCGGCAGGAGAAGCGGGAGGCGGGCTACACGTTCCCGTATCTGTACGACGAGTCACAGGAAGTCGCGCAGGCGTACAGGGCCGCGTGCACGCCGGACTTCTACGTGTTCGATGGCGATCGCAGGCTCGTGTACCGCGGTCAGCTCGATGACAGTCGCCCGTCGAACGGCGTGCCCGTGACCGGCCGTGACCTGCGCGCCGCGCTCGACGCCGTGCTCGACGGCCGTGGGGCCAGGGCCGACCAGAAGCCGAGCCTCGGCTGCAACATCAAGTGGAAGCCGGGCAACGCACCGGAATGGTGGGGCTAG
- a CDS encoding YbaN family protein, with protein MTFGRGMPCFSMMSAMARNFFTMGRTLPGLQWNTSRISSIRPPAGECSHTRRTTDADFDRPPDTVAARTACRPPTPSSTFMYPLPRCIGRQAGAIGLKNREPGTASSSGRRLERSRVRWPFAVMAYVFAAAGLLGVFIPGLPTTPFVLLAAWAASRGSKRLHDWLRNHPRLGPPLADWHEQRAISTRNKRFAVAFLVLSWALMFWRGASPWVLWLLAALFITVGTFVATRRGPVR; from the coding sequence ATGACCTTCGGCCGGGGCATGCCCTGCTTCTCCATGATGTCAGCCATGGCGAGGAACTTCTTCACCATGGGGCGGACCTTGCCGGGCTTGCAATGGAATACGTCGCGGATCAGCAGCATACGACCTCCTGCGGGTGAGTGTTCACATACGCGACGAACGACGGACGCCGATTTCGACAGACCCCCTGACACCGTCGCAGCACGAACCGCATGTCGCCCACCAACCCCATCCTCTACCTTCATGTATCCATTGCCGCGGTGTATCGGAAGGCAGGCGGGAGCAATCGGCTTGAAGAACAGGGAGCCCGGGACGGCCAGCAGTAGCGGACGACGTTTGGAGCGGTCACGCGTCCGGTGGCCATTCGCGGTCATGGCGTACGTGTTTGCAGCGGCCGGTCTGCTGGGCGTTTTCATACCCGGCCTGCCGACGACGCCGTTCGTTCTTCTGGCGGCCTGGGCCGCCAGTCGCGGCTCGAAACGTCTGCACGACTGGCTGCGCAATCATCCGCGGCTCGGGCCGCCGCTCGCCGACTGGCACGAGCAGCGCGCAATTTCGACGCGCAACAAGCGGTTCGCCGTGGCGTTCCTGGTTCTCAGCTGGGCGCTGATGTTCTGGCGCGGCGCCAGTCCATGGGTCCTCTGGCTGCTCGCTGCGCTGTTCATCACGGTCGGGACATTCGTCGCCACCCGTCGCGGGCCCGTTCGCTGA
- a CDS encoding class I SAM-dependent methyltransferase, with protein sequence MTRYEIADCPSCGGSEHTPVAGSDAIRDELEQLWAFHTRRLRGDTPPEQLHDRITFSQHPPLRVVRCDRCTLLFRNPRERADELMDTYGDEEPGDAALEPLFDTQKQSYRTQALRLASIAGRSGRGLEVGSYVGAFLAAAAGIGWDFTGIDINDAANTFASERGLSVRSGTIEATDPARKYDAVAFWNCFDQLPDPSAAATAARQRLRDGGLLCIRVPNGAFYAAWRARLNTPLRPLARLLLAHNNLLGFPYRHGFSPASLTPLLERAGFAIVHVYGDTLVPVADRWTRPWARAEERAVKAALRSLSAAGSPWIEVYARAV encoded by the coding sequence ATGACCCGCTACGAGATTGCCGACTGCCCGTCCTGCGGCGGCAGCGAGCACACACCGGTCGCCGGAAGCGACGCGATACGCGATGAGCTCGAGCAGCTCTGGGCGTTCCACACGCGTCGCCTCCGCGGCGACACGCCGCCCGAGCAGCTGCACGATCGCATCACGTTCTCGCAGCACCCTCCGCTCCGTGTCGTCCGCTGCGACCGCTGCACGCTGCTCTTTCGCAATCCGCGCGAGCGCGCGGACGAGCTGATGGATACCTACGGCGACGAGGAACCCGGCGATGCCGCGCTCGAGCCGCTTTTCGACACCCAGAAGCAGAGCTATCGCACGCAGGCGCTCCGGCTCGCGAGCATCGCCGGCCGCTCCGGCCGCGGGCTCGAGGTCGGAAGCTACGTCGGTGCATTCCTCGCCGCTGCCGCCGGCATCGGGTGGGACTTCACCGGCATCGACATCAACGACGCCGCCAACACCTTCGCTTCCGAACGGGGCCTGAGCGTCCGGTCCGGCACCATCGAGGCGACCGATCCCGCCAGGAAGTACGATGCAGTCGCATTCTGGAACTGCTTCGACCAGCTCCCCGACCCGAGCGCGGCCGCCACTGCCGCACGTCAGCGCCTGCGCGACGGCGGACTCCTGTGCATCCGCGTCCCGAACGGCGCGTTCTACGCTGCGTGGCGAGCGCGGCTGAATACCCCGCTACGTCCGCTCGCCCGACTGCTTCTCGCACACAACAACCTGCTCGGCTTCCCCTACCGTCACGGCTTCTCACCGGCTTCCCTGACGCCACTGCTCGAGCGGGCCGGTTTCGCGATCGTGCACGTCTACGGCGACACGCTCGTCCCCGTCGCCGACCGCTGGACCCGCCCCTGGGCACGCGCCGAGGAGCGCGCCGTGAAAGCCGCCCTGCGCTCCCTGAGCGCCGCAGGCTCGCCCTGGATCGAGGTATACGCCCGCGCCGTCTGA
- a CDS encoding PadR family transcriptional regulator: MKVDLLQGTLDMLVLKALSWGSMHGYEVTRWLEERSGDALRIEEGSLYPALHRLARRGLVKAEWGVSENNRRAKYYTLTADGRRQLRAEATSWEQFATVVGRVLAAQPG, from the coding sequence ATGAAGGTCGATCTGCTGCAGGGAACGCTCGACATGCTGGTGCTCAAGGCTTTGAGCTGGGGGTCGATGCATGGCTATGAGGTCACGCGCTGGCTGGAGGAGCGCTCGGGCGACGCGCTGCGGATAGAGGAGGGCTCGCTCTATCCGGCGCTGCACCGGCTGGCGCGGCGCGGGCTGGTGAAGGCGGAGTGGGGGGTGTCGGAGAACAACCGGCGGGCGAAGTACTACACGTTGACGGCGGACGGTCGGCGCCAGCTGCGGGCGGAGGCGACATCGTGGGAGCAGTTTGCGACCGTCGTCGGCAGGGTGCTGGCCGCACAACCTGGCTGA